Proteins encoded by one window of Carassius auratus strain Wakin chromosome 8, ASM336829v1, whole genome shotgun sequence:
- the LOC113107365 gene encoding adhesion G protein-coupled receptor A2, whose translation MSGPCVRIPFWVRVFVLLLLHRVSAGCPELLSSGCSCAEDRGKAHSAPGARRKVSCVGKELTETPEVSLIPNRTVSLNLSNNRIRVLKNGSFAGLYSLEKLDLRNNLISTIMPGAFLGLTALRKLDLSSNRIGCLTSEVFQGLTNLTKLNISGNIFSSLDPHLFMELHSLKLVNFHSEFLSCDCGLRWVPGFFHSSSARLGDETLCAYPRRLQNKPLRLLRETDLSCEGPLELHTLSLLPSLRQVVFKGDRLPFHCTASLVDKVTALHWRHNGQPVTTDTTSGVHLEESVQHDCTFITSELILSNVHIEASGEWECVVSTGRGNASRSVEIVVLENSASFCPEQRVTNNRGEFRWPKTLAGITSYQYCLQLRYPSLTIGGGVEQKKASRNCDRSGRWEEGDYSQCLYTNDITRVLHTFILMPINASNAVTLAHQVRSYTLEAAGFTDTVDVLYVAQMMHKFMDYVTELHELSELLVEMGSNLMQVDDQILARAQREERACSSVVYTLETLAWPQLHSHAQDFSKSSRNIVMEAHLIRPAHFTGMSCTVYQRREGAAGSQGHDGIESSPEQQLRFRCTTGTHNTSLNTFHLKNAVALASVSLPASLFPPNAPPDCKLQFVAFRNGRFFPFTSNFTGHSDLARRRGVNTPVIYVGLDGCNMWNQSDPIIVSLRHTSPGNDPVAAHWSLQALEHHGSWSLDGCLLAHSDASTSTLRCSVLSNYAVLQEMPDFPGSLLIPVEVLHPVIYTCTAVLLLCLFTIIITYILHHSSIRITRKSWHTLLNTSFHIAMTSAVFAGGITLTGYPVVCQAVGIVLHYSSLSTLLWIGVSARVIYKEALLTTPQQLEGESAVQQTQRPMLRFYLIAGGVPLIICGITAAVNINNYGDNIPYCWLVWQSSFGAFYIPAGLIILVTWIYFLCTAFCLRRRNFQESKDPPCSTSEPLTLPESQPAISGSTSLLSTDSVAGPVHAGMTVEDQYSLKVQCLALVATQFVFVGLWCCGAMAVWHVDRERKLFSCLYGGMATGLGIFLVLHHCFKRLDVQAAWLNCCPGYHRSQPMPAYSHPCTATVGVQSASERGSQFFIGCHLPTDTNNLSSSARSSSTQSGTTSIAAGPCKLTNLHQVTQDNVNNAARVPTGTNTNTSTSTENNKPANNLPPSLLPIQQPQRRKACSRTRGGNAQYHHRGDGRGHYRLKALRAGGGGSMGALGPSGTEQSNIHHLHKHASSENGSLRNSHSEGQNGLLTNGRHRGEGLATSPSEGSDGGSSGSRKPFPLLPSVANRSTTQQNAQRRSASKDNLKLAITAERESKRSSFPLNMASNVTATASLTTVSAPNGTLKGSVVELDTSGTDQSQGSVGMKSRVWKSETTV comes from the exons ggaTCTCAGGAATAACTTGATCAGCACCATCATGCCCGGAGCCTTTCTGGGTCTCACAGCTCTACGAAAACT TGACCTGTCCAGTAACCGAATTGGCTGCCTGACCTCCGAAGTGTTCCAGGGACTCACCAACCTCACAAAATT AAACATCTCTGGAAACATCTTTTCCTCTCTGGATCCACATTTGTTTATGGAGTTACACTCTTTAAAGCTGGT GAACTTTCATTCTGAGTTCCTGTCATGTGACTGCGGTCTGCGCTGGGTGCCAGGCTTTTTCCACAGCAGTTCTGCTCGGCTCGGGGACGAAACGCTGTGTGCGTATCCCAGAAGACTTCAGAACAAACCCCTGCGTCTCCTGAGAGAGACTGACCTCAGCTGTG AGGGTCCGCTGGAGCTGCACACGCTGTCTCTGTTACCCTCACTGCGACAGGTCGTGTTTAAAGGGGACAGGCTGCCTTTCCATTGCACTGCTTCACTGGTGGACAAAGTCACTGCTCTTCACTGGCGACACAACGGACAGCCTGTCACCACTGACACTACCAGTGGAGTTCATCTGGAAGAGAGTGTACAACATGACTGCACCTTCATCACCAG TGAGCTGATCCTGTCAAACGTCCACATCGAGGCGAGTGGTGAGTGGGAGTGTGTGGTGTCCACGGGCCGTGGGAACGCCTCGCGTAGTGTGGAGATAGTGGTACTGGAGAACAGCGCCTCCTTCTGTCCGGAGCAGAGAGTGACTAACAACAGAGGGGAGTTCAG GTGGCCTAAAACTCTGGCGGGCATCACCTCCTACCAGTACTGTCTGCAGCTGCGCTACCCCTCCTTAACTATAGGGGGCGGTGTGGAGCAGAAGAAGGCTTCGCGAAACTGTGACCGCTCTGGACGCTGGGAGGAGGGAGACTACTCTCAGTGCCTCTATACTAATGACATCACACGGGTCCTGCATACCTTCATACTG ATGCCCATCAACGCCTCCAACGCAGTGACTCTGGCACACCAGGTGCGATCATACACTCTGGAGGCCGCCGGTTTCACAGACACGGTGGATGTTCTTTATGTGGCTCAGATGATGCACAAATTCATGGACTATGTGACAGAACTGCATGAG CTGTCGGAGTTGCTGGTGGAAATGGGCAGTAACCTGATGCAGGTAGATGATCAGATTCTGGCTCGAGCCCAGAGAGAGGAAAGAGCCTGCAGTTCAGTCGTTTACACACTAGAGACTCTCGCCTGGCCTCAACTGCACTCTCACGCACAGGATTTCTCCAAA AGTTCTCGTAACATTGTGATGGAGGCTCACCTGATTCGTCCTGCTCATTTTACTGGCATGAGCTGCACAGTCTATCAGAGACGAGAGGGGGCAGCGGGGAGCCAGGGGCATGATGGGATTGAATCGTCTCCTGAGCAGCAACTGCGATTTCGCTGCACCACAGGAACACACAACACCTCGCTGAACACTTTTCATCTGAAG AATGCAGTGGCTCTTGCTTCAGTGTCTCTTCCGGCGTCTCTATTTCCACCTAACGCTCCTCCTGACTGTAAGCTGCAGTTTGTGGCATTCCGCAATGGAAGATTCTTCCCATTTACCAGCAATTTCACAGGACATTCAGACCTTGCCCGGAGACGTGGTGTCAACACTCCAGTTATCTACGTTGGCCTTG ATGGTTGTAACATGTGGAATCAGTCTGATCCCATTATCGTGTCACTACGACACACATCACCTGGAAACGACCCTGTTGCTGCCCACTGGAGCTTGCAGGCGCTGGAGCATCATGGGAGTTGGAGTCTGGATGGCTGTCTGCTGGCCCATAGTGATGCTTCCACCTCTACACTTCGCTGCTCAGTGCTGAGCAATTACGCTGTACTTCAG GAGATGCCAGATTTCCCAGGTTCACTTTTGATTCCAGTGGAAGTGCTCCATCCAGTGATCTACACCTGTACTGCAGTGCTGCTCCTCTGTCtcttcaccatcatcatcacctaTATATTGCATCACAG CTCTATCAGAATCACAAGGAAGAGTTGGCACACCCTCCTGAACACTAGTTTCCACATCGCAATGACGTCGGCAGTATTTGCTGGAGGCATCACTCTGACAGGCTACCCAGTTGTATGCCAGGCA GTGGGGATTGTTCTTCACTACTCGTCTCTGTCCACTTTGTTATGGATCGGAGTTAGTGCCAGAGTCATCTATAAAGAAGCCTTATTAACGACTCCACAGCAACTAGAAGGAGAGTCTGCTGTACAACAAACCCAGCGGCCCATGCTCAG ATTTTATTTGATAGCTGGCGGGGTCCCACTCATCATATGTGGTATCACTGCAGCTGTAAACATCAATAACTATGGAGACAACATTCCTTA CTGCTGGTTGGTGTGGCAGTCCAGTTTCGGAGCTTTCTACATTCCAGCTGGATTGATCATTCTCGTGACCTGGATCTACTTCCTGTGCACTGCTTTCTGCCTGAGGCGCCGAAATTTCCAAGAGTCCAAAGATCCTCCTTGTTCCACCTCCGAGCCTTTAACCTTGCCTGAGAGCCAACCAGCAATCAGTGGCAGCACCAGCCTGCTCTCGACGGACTCTGTGGCGGGCCCGGTGCATGCTGGGATGACGGTGGAGGACCAGTACTCATTGAAGGTCCAGTGTTTGGCGCTGGTGGCAACGCAGTTTGTGTTTGTGGGGCTGTGGTGCTGCGGCGCTATGGCCGTTTGGCATGTAGATAGAGAGCGGAAACTCTTCAGCTGCCTGTATGGAGGAATGGCTACCGGATTAGGGATCTTCTTGGTGCTCCATCACTGTTTCAAGCGTTTGGATGTCCAGGCAGCATGGCTAAATTGTTGCCCCGGGTACCATCGCTCCCAACCCATGCCAGCTTATTCCCACCCTTGCACTGCCACCGTAGGCGTCCAGAGTGCCTCGGAAAGGGGCTCCCAATTTTTTATAGGATGCCATCTGCCGACGGACACCAACAATTTATCTTCTTCTGCCAGGTCATCTTCTACTCAAAGTGGAACGACGAGCATTGCCGCCGGGCCTTGCAAACTCACCAACCTCCATCAAGTGACACAGGACAATGTGAATAACGCTGCCCGAGTTCCAACGGGAACCAATACCAACACAAGCACGAGCACGGAGAACAACAAGCCGGCCAACAATCTGCCACCCAGTCTACTGCCCATCCAGCAGCCTCAAAGAAGGAAGGCTTGCAGTAGAACAAGGGGTGGCAATGCCCAATACCATCACAGAGGGGATGGGAGAGGGCATTACCGCCTCAAAGCACTTAGAGCAGGTGGAGGAGGTAGCATGGGTGCTTTGGGACCTTCCGGGACAGAGCAATCAAACATCCACCATCTACACAAACATGCTTCCAGTGAGAATGGAAGTCTAAGGAATAGCCATTCAGAGGGTCAGAACGGCCTTCTGACCAATGGGCGGCACAGAGGGGAGGGACTAGCGACGAGCCCTTCGGAAGGTAGCGATGGAGGTAGCAGTGGAAGTAGAAAACCTTTTCCCCTGTTGCCTTCAGTGGCAAACAGGTCCACCACACAGCAGAACGCCCAACGGCGCAGTGCTAGCAAAGACAATCTTAAACTGGCAATCACGGCTGAGAGAGAGTCCAAGCGGAGCTCGTTCCCTCTGAACATGGCATCAAATGTCACTGCGACAGCCTCGTTGACGACAGTTTCAGCACCAAATGGAACACTAAAGGGATCTGTGGTGGAATTGGACACTAGTGGAACTGACCAATCACAGGGTTCGGTTGGTATGAAAAGCAGGGTATGGAAGAGCGAGACCACTGTATAA